The Vicia villosa cultivar HV-30 ecotype Madison, WI unplaced genomic scaffold, Vvil1.0 ctg.004348F_1_1, whole genome shotgun sequence genome window below encodes:
- the LOC131641985 gene encoding NDR1/HIN1-like protein 10: MAQPQPHNRCRRCCCCFFSVIWKLIIAIAFILFLIFIILFCIVQPRSFKFSVKEAKLTQFNYTTNTNILHYNLVLNFTAHNPNKKLSIYYDAIEGHASYQGTRFASTDVPCSFRQYPKSSSPMSGVFSGQRVMVFDHDQVSDFERDKNDGVFHFDVKLYFTMRFRLGDYIFPYTKGNIKCGLDVPFGSNGTKLINAFEPTTCEVNF, translated from the coding sequence ATGGCACAACCGCAACCCCACAACCGTTGTAGAAGATGCTGTTGCTGCTTCTTCAGCGTAATTTGGAAGCTCATCATAGCAATAGCCTTCATTCTTTTTCTCATATTCATCATCTTATTCTGCATCGTCCAACCACGATCCTTCAAATTCAGTGTCAAAGAAGCCAAACTTACACAATTCAACTACACCACCAACACCAACATCCTCCATTACAACCTCGTACTCAACTTCACGGCACATAACCCAAACAAAAAGCTCAGCATCTACTACGATGCAATTGAAGGACATGCATCCTACCAAGGAACAAGGTTTGCATCAACGGATGTACCATGTTCGTTCCGTCAATACCCAAAAAGCTCGAGCCCTATGAGTGGTGTTTTTTCTGGACAACGTGTGATGGTTTTTGACCATGACCAGGTTTCTGATTTTGAACGTGATAAGAATGATGGAGTTTTTCATTTTGATGTGAAATTATACTTTACGATGAGGTTTAGGCTTGGTGATTATATTTTTCCATATACTAAAGGCAACATTAAATGTGGTCTTGATGTTCCTTTTGGTTCTAATGGGACTAAGCTCATCAATGCATTTGAACCCACCACATGTGAAGTTAATTTTTAA
- the LOC131641986 gene encoding uncharacterized protein LOC131641986, giving the protein MSQQSSSFSPKEGSSINVHNTATSTNMINPIEVLNIVPLRMVHVDDLKVGKPRTPHVRQPKEDVRGRTTNPSSSTPREDLTKEGSRYVHKAIAKIVTRILDEQHQVPRISVPLKTVIHDPPQNPESAVVPKEDIIGKNSNDNDVHIADNDAHTPEGDVTKDVNDIGNIGADAGTGTATRTASYVVDLDEFSDNDLVAAVNPGLTKRLMTRRKGKAAVQSSPKRKVPPISPFADFIRKKSTSTGPIKSRAMSQSVSVDIPLRKKPTTSKLVASVPGVPIDNISFHYPSGVNRWKYVYHKRLDLERELAKNVLENKEIMDLIREAGLLKTVIHLPTCYEMLVKEFIVTLSENCADRKSKDFRKVYVRGKCVNFSSTVINNFLGRSNEAQPEMEVTDNKICEVITAKQVKAWPLKGKLSASKLIIKYALLHKIGAANWVPTNHKSSVAIVLGKFIYAVGTKTKFDYGTYIFDQTMKHVGSYSVKGPIAFPSIICGIIVNQYPNILSENDTVCKRESALSFHYKLFQGTHDPDIVTTLVGTSKDNTTTSKATVIEMLRETCKELESKKLGLEKLISSLEMDKGAEFVDADMDEQNESDREVEKEACQDDGTDKDTSDAELSTSESEV; this is encoded by the exons ATGTCTCAACAATCGTCTTCCTTCTCTCCCAAAGAAGGGTCTTCTATCAATGTGCATAACACTGCTACAAGCACTAATATGATTAACCCTATTGAGGTTCTAAATATTGTACCTTTGAGAATGGTGCATGTTGATGATTTGAAGGTAGGGAAACCGCGCACTCCACATGTACGACAACCAAAGGAGGATGTTCGCGGCAGAACCACCAATCCCTCATCTTCCACTCCTCGTGAGGATTTAACAAAGGAAGGATCAAGGTATGTTCACAAAGCCATTGCTAAAATTGTCACTCGTATCTTGGATGAACAACATCAAGTCCCTAGGATATCAGTTCCTCTCAAAACTGTGATCCATGATCCCCCTCAGAACCCTGAATCCGCTGTTGTACCCAAGGAAGACATCATAGGAAAGAACTCTAATGATAATGATGTCCACATCGCTGATAATGATGCTCACACTCCTGAAGGTGATGTCACAAAGGATGTCAATGACATTGGGAATATTGGTGCTGATGCTGGTACAGGTACTGCTACAAGAACAGCCTCATATGTTGTGGATCTTGATGAGTTTTCTGATAATGATCTGGTAGCTGCTGTGAACCCTGGCTTAACCAAGAGGCTTATGACTAGGAGAAAAGGTAAGGCTGCTGTACAAAGTTCCCCAAAGAGAAAGGTTCCTCCTATAAGTCCCTTTGCTGATTTTATCAGGAAGAAAAGTACCTCTACAGGTCCCATAAAGAGTAGAGCTATGTCTCAGAGTGTTTCTGTTG ACATTCCACTAAGGAAGAAACCAACAACTAGCAAGCTAGTTGCTAGTGTTCCTGGGGTACCCATTGATAATATCTCTTTTCATTATCCTTCCGGTGTCAATAGGTGGAAATATGTTTACCACAAGAGGTTAGATTTGGAAAGGGAGTTGGCTAAGAATGTCCTTGAGAATAAAGAAATCATGGACCTAATTCGTGAAGCTGGACTATTGAAAACTGTTATTCATTTGCCTACGTGTTATGAAATGCTGGTTAAAGAGTTCATTGTGACTCTATCAGAAAACTGTGCTGATAGAAAATCAAAGGATTTTAGAAAAGTATATGTTAGAGGAAAATGTGTTAACTTCTCCTCCACTGTTATCAACAACTTTCTTGGAAGATCTAATGAAGCTCAACCTGAGATGGAAGTGACTGACAATAAAATATGTGAGGTTATCACGGCTAAGCAGGTGAAAGCCTGGCCCCTGAAAGGAAAACTTTCTGCAAGCAAGCTCATCATAAAATATGCATTGCTACACAAGATTGGAGCTGCTAATTGGGTGCCCACAAACCACAAGTCATCTGTTGCTATTGTGCTGGGAAAGTTTATATATGCTGTTGGAACCAAGACCAAGTTTGACTACGGTACTTACATATTTGATCAGACAATGAAGCATGTAGGGAGTTATAGTGTGAAGGGTCCTATTGCTTTCCCATCTATCATATGTGGTATAATTGTGAATCAGTACCCTAATATCCTAAGTGAAAATGATACGGTTTGCAAGAGAGAAAGTGCTTTATCATTTCACTACAAACTGTTTCAAGGAACACATGATCCTGACATTGTCACAACATTAGTTGGAACATCCAAAGACAACACAACTACAAGTAAGGCTACCGTGATTGAAATGCTAAGGGAAACATGTAAGGAGCTAGAGTCCAAAAAACTAGGTCTTGAAAAATTGATCAGCTCCCTTGAGATGGATAAAGGAGCTGAGTTTGTTGATGCTGATATGGACGAACAGAATGAATCAGACAGAGAAGTTGAGAAAGAAGCCTGTCAAGATGATGGCACTGATAAAGACACTTCAGATGCAGAACTCAGTACCTCTGAGTCTGAAGTCTGA